Proteins encoded within one genomic window of Mesobacillus subterraneus:
- a CDS encoding YobI family P-loop NTPase has protein sequence MNLSIIDFISRLVTKFKRSSESREENGFRERFEDLTPKNNIDKNGHYSNAIAWALENNNINNIALTGPYGSGKSSILKTFQSENINSYKFLNISLASFKEEEEENENILEKGILQQMFYKVPSKTLPFSRFKRIRNERKRSMYVKVLFLVSFLILGLHLFNPSYLAGLYKNTTINESFTAGNIVSKIFTVLLLFTFLAYLIILTTNLFNFLGRNLKLSKLTLPNATIEIDKESESSIFDKYLDEIIYFFETTEYQVVVFEDLDRFNNLEIFERLRSLNTLINNSDQINRRVVFLYAIKDDMFGSEDDMFSSRNRTKFFDFIIPVIPVINSSNSYQILKNKLKTTPGAEAITEDLINDITFYIDDMRILINICNEYNLYKEILGTIDLIENNLLAMIVYKNIYPKDFADLQFNDGMVYKVFQNKTSFIGNRINELESEYFKIENDINNVENEALSSRNELDIVYAEALGLNHTNNSIYLDGTQFIGGNWRGLNFFEKLDSAREIRYHSSTSGWRHPNPTREQIATIFDTKVNYFERLKLIKIKEENRIDKLKLKLELLSKEKQEVLAWSLKDIINKSTSEEIFTEKIREKKLLMYLIRHGYIDEMYSQYMNYFYPGSITNEDMKFLMSVKDQEPLPFNFSLSNVNKIVEKLYGKDFKRLEVLNYDLIEYLLANNSHNGLFLETVIEQLVNQSKESISFIDNFKDITNFKGVFLKLIGKRWIKMWHYIQIESNYSIQKTDEYLEDILRFVDIEDIIAMNIQDELTQYISCKEEFFEIFPNVDDLKMQQILKELKVKFRKIKLPLPDHSSIISFIYENNLYMINPEMVKLIIDIKAGEENILNFTNITRTNLQSLVEYIDENINEYIENVFLKLEKNHEDEKTIVELLNREDIKEHLKVKIIQHFEGKLELITSVGTPFWKEFLIENKLISNWANLLSHYAEFKKIDSSVLEFLNNESNSIELAHNNLEDIDGFDQEMVEEFSSEITQTTEIMENCFEKIASSLISWSSFPIKELPYSRVEILINSNVLVLSNENYTSLKEYFEPLHLSLIEKHIETFINDITSFDVDPKDVISLLESDRITYFNKRDMINNLNENLISQDLNLTIILTRFLINHKPQVKDSLLDIILDTKVSKSDKIHLLACQIKNLDNEQITKHLQTLKSPYSDITENGKRPVLEDTLINRELLGELNEINYISSWSQQKEKLRVNTKHK, from the coding sequence GTGAATTTATCGATAATTGATTTTATTTCAAGACTGGTTACAAAGTTTAAGAGGTCAAGTGAATCTCGTGAAGAAAATGGATTCAGGGAACGGTTTGAGGATTTAACTCCTAAAAATAATATTGATAAAAATGGACATTATTCAAATGCGATAGCTTGGGCTCTAGAAAATAACAATATTAATAATATTGCCTTAACGGGCCCATACGGATCCGGAAAGAGTAGTATTTTAAAGACATTCCAAAGTGAAAATATTAATTCATATAAATTCTTAAATATTTCTTTAGCATCTTTTAAAGAAGAGGAAGAAGAAAATGAAAATATCTTAGAAAAAGGTATATTGCAACAAATGTTTTATAAGGTGCCTAGTAAAACATTACCATTTTCTAGATTTAAAAGAATTAGGAACGAAAGAAAGCGAAGTATGTATGTAAAGGTGTTATTTTTAGTATCCTTTTTAATATTAGGATTGCATTTATTTAACCCCAGTTATTTAGCTGGCTTATATAAAAATACAACTATTAATGAAAGCTTTACAGCTGGGAACATAGTTTCGAAAATTTTTACAGTTTTATTGTTGTTTACTTTCTTAGCATATTTAATAATTCTAACCACTAATCTTTTTAACTTTCTTGGGAGGAATTTAAAATTAAGTAAATTAACTTTACCAAATGCAACAATCGAGATTGACAAAGAGTCTGAAAGTTCTATATTCGACAAATACTTAGATGAAATAATATATTTTTTTGAAACCACTGAATATCAAGTGGTAGTTTTTGAAGATTTAGACCGGTTTAATAACCTTGAAATTTTTGAGAGGTTAAGGAGCTTGAACACATTAATTAATAACTCGGATCAAATTAATAGACGGGTAGTATTCTTATATGCGATTAAAGATGATATGTTCGGTTCTGAAGATGATATGTTTAGTAGCAGAAATAGAACCAAGTTTTTTGATTTTATAATTCCGGTTATTCCAGTAATCAATTCATCTAACTCCTATCAAATTCTAAAAAACAAACTAAAAACTACACCTGGTGCGGAAGCAATTACGGAAGATTTGATAAATGATATTACCTTTTATATTGACGATATGAGGATCTTAATTAATATTTGTAATGAATACAACCTCTATAAAGAAATCTTGGGAACTATTGATTTAATCGAAAATAATCTATTGGCAATGATTGTATATAAAAACATTTATCCTAAAGACTTTGCAGACCTTCAATTTAACGATGGAATGGTTTATAAGGTGTTTCAAAATAAGACAAGCTTCATAGGAAATCGAATAAATGAATTAGAGAGTGAGTATTTTAAAATTGAAAATGATATAAATAATGTTGAAAATGAAGCATTATCAAGTAGAAATGAGTTGGATATTGTATATGCAGAAGCCTTAGGTCTAAATCATACAAATAATTCCATTTATCTTGATGGTACCCAATTTATTGGAGGAAATTGGAGAGGATTAAACTTCTTCGAAAAACTAGATAGTGCCAGAGAGATTAGATATCACTCATCTACTAGTGGGTGGAGACACCCAAATCCTACAAGGGAACAAATCGCTACAATATTTGATACGAAAGTTAATTATTTTGAAAGATTAAAACTAATTAAAATTAAGGAAGAAAATCGAATTGATAAGTTAAAACTTAAGTTAGAGTTATTAAGTAAAGAAAAGCAGGAAGTACTGGCTTGGTCATTAAAAGACATAATAAATAAAAGTACTTCTGAAGAGATTTTTACTGAAAAAATACGAGAAAAAAAGCTGCTCATGTATCTAATTAGACATGGCTATATAGATGAGATGTATTCCCAGTATATGAATTACTTTTATCCTGGAAGTATAACTAATGAAGATATGAAATTTTTAATGAGTGTAAAAGATCAAGAACCTCTTCCTTTTAACTTTTCATTATCAAATGTAAATAAAATCGTTGAAAAATTATATGGTAAGGATTTTAAGCGATTAGAGGTTTTGAACTATGATTTAATAGAATACCTTTTAGCTAATAATTCACATAACGGACTGTTTTTGGAAACTGTAATAGAGCAGTTAGTCAATCAGAGTAAGGAGTCCATTTCCTTTATTGATAACTTTAAGGATATTACCAACTTCAAAGGGGTATTTTTGAAACTTATCGGCAAGAGATGGATAAAAATGTGGCACTATATTCAAATCGAGTCTAATTATTCTATCCAAAAAACAGATGAATATCTGGAAGATATACTTAGATTTGTGGATATAGAAGATATAATAGCCATGAATATTCAAGATGAATTAACACAATATATTTCATGTAAAGAGGAGTTCTTTGAAATATTTCCAAATGTTGATGATTTAAAAATGCAACAAATTCTTAAAGAGCTTAAAGTGAAATTCAGAAAAATAAAACTGCCTCTTCCTGATCATTCTTCGATAATAAGCTTTATTTATGAAAATAATCTTTACATGATTAATCCAGAAATGGTTAAGTTGATTATTGACATAAAAGCTGGTGAAGAGAATATCCTTAACTTTACGAACATAACTAGGACTAATCTTCAATCACTTGTTGAGTATATTGATGAGAATATAAATGAATATATTGAAAACGTATTTTTAAAATTGGAGAAGAACCATGAAGATGAGAAGACTATAGTTGAACTACTTAACCGAGAAGATATAAAAGAACATTTAAAAGTAAAAATAATTCAACATTTTGAAGGTAAATTAGAATTAATTACTTCTGTAGGTACCCCTTTTTGGAAGGAGTTTTTAATTGAAAATAAATTAATTAGCAATTGGGCTAATCTGCTAAGTCATTATGCAGAATTTAAAAAAATTGATAGCTCAGTTTTAGAGTTTTTAAATAATGAAAGTAACAGTATTGAATTGGCGCACAATAACTTAGAAGATATTGACGGCTTTGATCAAGAGATGGTGGAGGAGTTCTCTTCTGAAATAACACAAACTACGGAGATTATGGAAAACTGTTTTGAAAAAATAGCTAGTAGCTTAATTAGTTGGAGTAGTTTCCCAATTAAAGAACTGCCATATAGCAGAGTTGAAATACTAATTAATAGTAACGTTTTAGTGCTTTCAAATGAAAATTATACTTCACTAAAAGAGTACTTTGAACCTTTACACTTAAGTCTAATTGAAAAACATATTGAGACATTTATTAATGATATAACATCTTTTGATGTAGATCCAAAAGATGTTATAAGCTTATTAGAATCAGATCGGATCACTTATTTTAATAAAAGAGATATGATAAATAACCTTAATGAGAATTTAATATCTCAAGATCTTAATTTAACGATAATTTTAACTAGATTTCTAATTAATCACAAACCTCAAGTTAAAGATTCATTATTAGATATTATTTTGGATACAAAAGTTTCTAAGTCCGATAAAATTCATTTGTTAGCATGCCAAATAAAAAACCTAGATAACGAACAAATTACAAAGCATCTCCAAACTCTAAAATCACCGTATTCGGACATCACCGAAAATGGGAAGAGGCCGGTTTTAGAGGACACTTTAATAAATAGAGAACTTTTAGGTGAATTAAATGAAATTAATTATATTTCATCTTGGAGCCAACAAAAAGAAAAACTTCGAGTGAATACTAAACACAAGTAA
- a CDS encoding TniQ family protein encodes MLLFFPKPYSQETLLSFIYRVAREHEMSNLDWIFELIAKKLSINVAPERVNWLMGDDLKSLAEFLGITLSEAKKLTVYHHFERNHMEVPKESKNVWFLYNKTRFCPLCLQQGAYQRKSWINCHSIICVEHSTLLLDSCNNCCNIPNTKSIILDECAICNNKLSNSPIKANFPNKFIEYQQIMNKILEENTLVPLNAWIQEPSTFLKALDFLALWAVKMIPTEEFSNPSYNMNFKGNILERNHLKNYRTVEQAACLYSYIFQIFNNWPSEFNKFIKTAEKHNDEAFRSFIKYGIPRIINTSLWEISRAFTNYVALDKGNLTENHYLRSDEVRFIYPKFNGSIANSSLIKSNGIRTFDCNITVINKEELESFMDKFENSYTKEELREIWGTSAKATYAILKDGHVEGAFWFKSGSAYNWVIPKSSISIFEKLVKQGSIKAIDNPTSLNEAIEWIGPDKAHLLIRNILNGSIKYTYESNEFSDLVLDKREIYFKIREEIFKSSEKTESISFREVSFLLGIKKSDIQHWIKSGRFGGFDHEDTDVIPFQNFMDFHERFITTLELAIRLNLQIKQVIKKYTLGKLISISGPQINDGKRLLFLRQQ; translated from the coding sequence ATGTTGCTTTTTTTTCCGAAACCTTATTCACAAGAAACTCTATTAAGTTTTATTTACAGGGTAGCTAGAGAACACGAGATGAGTAATCTGGATTGGATATTCGAGTTGATTGCAAAGAAGTTATCAATTAATGTGGCACCTGAAAGAGTAAATTGGTTAATGGGAGATGACCTTAAATCTTTAGCTGAGTTTCTAGGAATTACCTTGAGTGAAGCAAAGAAGTTAACGGTTTATCATCATTTCGAAAGGAATCACATGGAAGTACCTAAAGAGTCAAAAAATGTATGGTTTTTATATAATAAAACAAGATTCTGTCCTTTGTGCCTTCAACAAGGGGCATATCAGAGAAAATCTTGGATAAATTGCCATTCAATTATATGTGTAGAACATTCTACATTATTATTGGATAGTTGCAATAATTGTTGTAATATTCCGAACACTAAGTCTATTATACTTGATGAGTGTGCAATTTGTAACAATAAACTCTCAAATTCACCTATTAAAGCGAATTTCCCCAATAAGTTTATCGAATATCAGCAGATAATGAACAAAATCCTCGAAGAAAATACGTTGGTACCGCTTAATGCTTGGATACAAGAGCCTTCAACCTTTCTAAAAGCTTTAGATTTTTTAGCATTATGGGCTGTGAAAATGATTCCTACAGAAGAGTTCTCTAACCCTTCATACAATATGAACTTCAAAGGAAACATTCTTGAGAGAAACCATTTGAAGAACTATCGCACTGTAGAACAAGCAGCATGCTTATACAGTTATATCTTTCAGATCTTTAATAATTGGCCAAGTGAATTTAACAAATTCATAAAGACAGCAGAAAAACATAATGATGAAGCGTTCCGAAGTTTCATTAAGTATGGAATTCCAAGGATTATTAATACATCCTTATGGGAAATTTCTCGAGCCTTTACAAATTATGTAGCATTGGACAAAGGGAATTTGACCGAGAATCATTATTTAAGGTCTGATGAAGTCAGGTTTATCTATCCCAAATTTAATGGAAGTATAGCTAATTCAAGTCTAATTAAATCCAATGGAATAAGAACTTTTGATTGCAACATTACAGTTATTAATAAAGAAGAATTGGAATCCTTTATGGACAAATTTGAAAATAGTTATACCAAAGAGGAATTGAGAGAAATATGGGGGACAAGCGCCAAGGCTACATATGCTATTTTAAAAGATGGACATGTTGAAGGCGCTTTTTGGTTTAAATCCGGCAGCGCATATAACTGGGTAATCCCTAAATCTTCTATAAGTATTTTTGAAAAGTTAGTTAAACAGGGATCCATAAAAGCTATTGACAACCCTACTTCACTCAATGAAGCTATTGAGTGGATTGGTCCAGATAAGGCACATTTGCTAATTAGAAATATCTTAAATGGTTCGATAAAGTATACCTATGAGTCGAATGAATTTTCGGATTTAGTACTAGACAAAAGGGAGATTTACTTCAAAATTCGAGAAGAGATATTCAAAAGCAGCGAAAAGACTGAATCTATCTCATTTAGAGAAGTATCGTTCCTCTTAGGAATAAAAAAATCTGATATTCAGCACTGGATAAAAAGTGGTCGATTTGGTGGGTTTGACCATGAGGATACAGATGTAATTCCATTTCAAAACTTCATGGACTTTCATGAAAGGTTCATAACAACATTAGAGCTGGCAATAAGACTTAACCTCCAAATCAAACAGGTAATTAAAAAATATACATTAGGAAAACTGATTTCTATATCTGGTCCCCAAATTAACGACGGAAAAAGACTTTTATTTTTACGACAACAATAG
- a CDS encoding 3-deoxy-8-phosphooctulonate synthase — protein sequence MMKTSILSRLKQIFGRKVYHRNPLILETETDGFIYGEITDHFDFDEEEGCTFGDGFVQAPNGSRAGLIWAVSDEPYLKTCIEPEDGRWGVYNVGFVKPIKTMDDLKCNFKTVLPMIKEAYNKAERGK from the coding sequence ATGATGAAAACGAGTATTTTGAGCCGATTAAAACAGATATTTGGTAGGAAGGTTTATCATAGGAACCCCCTTATTTTGGAGACAGAAACCGATGGATTTATCTATGGTGAAATAACTGACCACTTTGATTTTGATGAAGAAGAAGGATGTACCTTTGGAGATGGTTTTGTTCAGGCTCCGAATGGTTCAAGAGCAGGGTTAATTTGGGCTGTAAGCGACGAGCCCTATTTAAAGACTTGTATTGAACCAGAAGATGGTAGATGGGGAGTATACAATGTCGGATTTGTGAAGCCGATTAAAACAATGGACGATTTAAAATGTAATTTCAAAACAGTTCTTCCGATGATTAAGGAAGCATATAACAAAGCAGAACGTGGGAAGTAG
- a CDS encoding transposase family protein, with the protein MAGYYFSAGSRFLIRGNEYLVRKELERDYELENVNYEQTELWKKDELLQLWRDELLVFRKKEAEQEYIRVQNIDDLDEKSKKEAIRRYKILEPVIKGEILPSEIKGYVDSLNGEVKKSAFYEWKKRWECTEDIRALVAFKSGPKGPKISEDIQTILDGAIEHYLEHYVYEGLKYTIEDIHSEFTLRIDEENLNRDKTEMLNYVSPSKVRRRFMELVDIYKVDLPKKGTVLAKLKRDGVKEEVVATRPLQRVEIDWTPVDLMMIDPADLKPKRPNLIYAIDKCTGMPLGFFVTFKPVDSRALKQCLIHLIMPKTYLKELYPLVENEWVSHGIPHTIVVDNASVNDSYEFEEACLQLGVKEVQFCKIDAGHQKGTIERAFRRLNTMFIHNQKGTTFSNFIEKGRYDSQKKACITIQGFIYMAHLGMVDIVANSYDSRRGNSPHKLWVQGIEDNKRLMLQIPRSVESLKIILMGGSELRIIQQQGVVIQNEYFFSPELMELKNLLEKFKRGEEKVRVRFDLSDMRKVYVYDPINNKYITAGFTGLKRKKVNVDLPVPYQALELDSKNRTETRKTFSSSNRAKTKRKMELIREQEEKKVKKWKRNKGQVDSIYHDADFITETVLKPLQGETSSIAIIPTQSNINTPSINDEIRIIEEEQPVKQKNKKKSESQIDNEDSWYIEYEDTDVEDLPSWDVTMKKDKKELAQYD; encoded by the coding sequence ATGGCGGGATATTATTTTTCAGCGGGATCTAGGTTTTTAATTAGAGGGAATGAATATTTAGTTAGGAAAGAGTTAGAGAGAGATTACGAATTAGAAAATGTTAATTATGAACAGACTGAGTTATGGAAAAAAGACGAGCTGCTGCAATTATGGCGGGATGAATTATTAGTCTTCAGAAAAAAAGAAGCTGAACAAGAGTATATACGTGTACAAAACATAGATGATTTGGATGAAAAGTCAAAAAAAGAAGCAATCAGACGTTATAAAATTTTAGAACCCGTTATAAAAGGGGAAATATTGCCCTCAGAAATTAAGGGCTACGTGGATTCATTAAATGGAGAAGTAAAAAAATCAGCTTTTTATGAATGGAAAAAAAGATGGGAATGCACAGAAGATATTAGAGCGCTTGTGGCTTTCAAGTCTGGTCCCAAGGGTCCAAAAATTTCAGAAGACATCCAAACAATACTAGATGGTGCAATTGAACACTATTTAGAACATTATGTTTACGAAGGATTAAAATATACTATTGAAGATATTCATTCAGAATTTACTTTAAGAATAGATGAAGAAAATCTAAATAGAGATAAAACTGAAATGTTGAATTACGTTTCTCCTTCGAAAGTGAGAAGGAGATTTATGGAGTTAGTAGATATTTATAAAGTTGATTTACCTAAAAAAGGCACAGTTTTAGCAAAATTAAAAAGAGATGGGGTTAAGGAAGAGGTTGTTGCAACAAGACCTCTTCAAAGAGTAGAAATAGACTGGACTCCAGTTGATCTTATGATGATTGACCCTGCCGACCTTAAGCCGAAAAGGCCTAATTTAATATATGCCATTGATAAGTGTACTGGTATGCCATTGGGCTTTTTTGTTACTTTTAAACCGGTTGACAGCAGGGCTTTAAAACAATGCTTAATTCATTTAATTATGCCTAAAACCTACTTAAAAGAATTATATCCCTTGGTTGAAAACGAGTGGGTATCACATGGAATTCCACATACCATTGTAGTTGATAATGCGAGTGTCAATGATTCGTATGAGTTTGAAGAGGCTTGCCTTCAATTAGGAGTGAAGGAGGTTCAATTTTGCAAAATTGATGCGGGTCATCAAAAGGGAACGATTGAAAGAGCTTTTAGAAGGTTAAACACCATGTTTATACATAATCAAAAAGGTACTACGTTTTCAAACTTTATAGAAAAAGGCAGATATGATTCTCAGAAGAAAGCTTGCATAACTATTCAGGGTTTTATCTATATGGCACATCTCGGTATGGTTGATATAGTGGCAAATAGTTACGATAGCAGAAGAGGTAATTCACCTCATAAACTATGGGTGCAAGGAATTGAAGATAATAAACGCCTTATGCTTCAGATTCCACGGAGTGTTGAATCATTAAAAATCATACTTATGGGTGGATCAGAACTAAGAATTATTCAACAACAAGGAGTAGTAATTCAAAATGAATATTTTTTTAGTCCGGAGCTAATGGAACTGAAGAATCTTTTAGAGAAATTCAAACGTGGGGAAGAAAAGGTAAGAGTGCGTTTCGATTTGAGTGATATGAGAAAGGTATATGTCTATGACCCAATAAATAATAAGTATATCACCGCTGGATTTACTGGTCTAAAAAGAAAAAAAGTAAACGTAGACTTGCCAGTTCCATACCAAGCTTTGGAACTGGATTCCAAAAATAGAACAGAAACAAGAAAAACATTCAGTTCAAGTAACAGAGCAAAAACAAAACGTAAAATGGAATTAATACGTGAACAAGAAGAAAAGAAAGTTAAAAAATGGAAAAGAAATAAAGGACAAGTGGATTCCATTTATCATGATGCTGATTTCATCACTGAAACAGTACTAAAGCCATTGCAGGGCGAAACAAGTAGCATCGCTATTATCCCCACTCAGAGTAATATAAATACTCCTTCAATAAATGATGAGATTAGAATTATTGAAGAAGAGCAGCCTGTAAAACAAAAGAATAAAAAGAAGTCTGAATCCCAAATTGATAATGAGGATAGTTGGTATATTGAATACGAAGACACAGATGTTGAAGATCTTCCAAGTTGGGACGTAACTATGAAAAAGGACAAAAAGGAGCTGGCGCAGTATGACTGA
- a CDS encoding TniB family NTP-binding protein — protein MTENFPFKRLHGSPASQDDVRNRREHVKKIVIAHPNYSNLLSEIEDIHFYSKGSVKPDSLFLSGVAGVGKSTVLEEYTSRFPRQLVNNNTVIPVLYSTVPVGATPKSVASKLLYSLGDPAYEKGTEISQTSRLMNFIKKCKVELIIIDEFQHLLDRDTQHVLNKASEWVKSFCDEAGVPIILCGFPESKKIFKFNSQLDRRFLMKLTMEGFQYYTREEQVAFRIFLKSIDERLPFVNRSSLASKQLADKLYYATNGLPSHLNKILYEATGLAAKSGNDSIDENHFYDAFNKLDISTRPCVSNPFTIKNFNIVEAFELEQLRSKEAK, from the coding sequence ATGACTGAAAATTTTCCTTTTAAACGATTGCATGGTAGCCCAGCAAGCCAGGATGATGTAAGAAATAGAAGAGAGCATGTAAAGAAAATAGTAATTGCACATCCGAACTATAGTAATTTACTTTCTGAGATAGAAGATATTCATTTCTATTCGAAAGGGTCGGTAAAACCTGATTCGCTTTTCTTATCGGGAGTGGCTGGAGTTGGAAAGTCTACGGTATTGGAGGAGTACACTAGCCGTTTCCCAAGGCAGCTAGTTAACAATAATACTGTTATTCCTGTTCTGTACTCAACAGTGCCAGTAGGTGCCACCCCAAAATCGGTAGCATCCAAACTACTTTATTCTCTAGGAGATCCTGCTTATGAAAAGGGGACAGAAATCAGTCAAACAAGCAGATTAATGAACTTTATAAAGAAATGCAAGGTTGAGTTGATTATAATAGATGAATTTCAGCATCTGTTAGATCGAGATACACAGCATGTCTTGAATAAAGCGTCAGAGTGGGTGAAATCCTTTTGCGATGAAGCGGGGGTACCTATTATATTATGCGGTTTTCCAGAATCGAAAAAAATATTTAAATTCAACTCTCAGCTTGATCGACGTTTCTTGATGAAGCTTACCATGGAAGGTTTTCAATACTATACCCGAGAAGAGCAAGTTGCATTCAGGATATTTTTAAAGAGTATAGATGAGAGGTTGCCTTTTGTAAACCGATCTTCACTGGCATCCAAGCAATTAGCCGATAAATTGTATTACGCCACAAACGGGCTGCCATCACATTTAAATAAAATTTTATATGAAGCAACAGGGCTAGCAGCGAAAAGCGGTAACGATTCAATTGATGAAAATCACTTTTATGATGCGTTTAATAAACTTGATATATCTACACGCCCTTGTGTGTCTAATCCCTTTACTATAAAGAATTTCAATATAGTTGAGGCTTTTGAATTAGAGCAGCTTAGAAGTAAAGAGGCTAAATAG
- a CDS encoding TnsA endonuclease N-terminal domain-containing protein, producing MEASRKIKASSKLSFRGKHNSTKMHRMIPWESTLERDFIKLLDYDPTVLSFKFQPEKINYVYKGKKRKYFPDFHVLKNDMREYIYEVKAFEKTEDEENKIKFQVGMKFCSERKMKYVVVTEKEIRKGFLIENLDILSEVRQDSTSRKIMSVVFRTLEKLGGKTNLGTLKKSISQFNEEEVESNIFHLIYTHQLKMDIISAPISDESFVERTSN from the coding sequence ATGGAAGCTTCAAGGAAAATTAAAGCCAGCAGCAAGCTTAGTTTTAGGGGAAAGCATAATAGCACCAAAATGCACCGAATGATTCCCTGGGAAAGTACTCTAGAAAGAGATTTTATTAAACTTCTTGATTATGATCCAACAGTCCTATCTTTTAAATTCCAGCCTGAAAAAATCAACTATGTCTATAAAGGAAAAAAGAGAAAGTATTTTCCTGACTTCCACGTTTTGAAAAATGATATGAGGGAGTATATATACGAGGTTAAGGCATTTGAAAAAACTGAAGATGAAGAGAATAAAATAAAATTTCAGGTTGGAATGAAGTTCTGTAGCGAAAGAAAAATGAAGTATGTAGTGGTGACTGAGAAGGAAATTCGAAAAGGATTTTTAATAGAAAATCTAGATATATTGTCCGAAGTAAGACAAGACTCGACCAGCAGAAAAATTATGAGTGTTGTTTTTAGAACACTAGAAAAGTTAGGGGGGAAAACGAACTTAGGAACTTTGAAAAAGAGTATAAGTCAATTTAATGAAGAAGAAGTGGAAAGTAATATATTTCACTTAATCTATACACATCAATTAAAAATGGATATAATTTCTGCTCCAATTAGTGATGAATCTTTTGTGGAAAGGACGAGTAATTAA
- a CDS encoding Ger(x)C family spore germination protein, which produces MRNKMNKLMIPILIILLSGCAEQKTLEKMGLLTTVGYDITEDKQILATMVLLQIDPEAQQSSIILAAKSATSKGARNEADLKSPKKLQSGQLRVALFSEDVVRYGLINLADTLARDPSISDLTYLAVVEGNTNKLLNQKNEQFSDISQLIYKELDQNIKGEKIPSSTLQEVMHDYYAPGIDPTMPTIKSDKGIIKITGMALIKDDQMVGKISANEAFYLKLINDRYKAGAIELEVSKEGFELPESLTAPDKLAVVLDTIQSKSEINLISKDHLQFELNIKLKTRLLEINQALDLKNPKYVKQLEEKLEEKITSDIEKLIKKARELEADPFGIGEIYRKSVRHANLTTEKWHSMYPESKVDVKIEFEILRTGVVE; this is translated from the coding sequence ATGCGCAATAAAATGAATAAACTCATGATTCCCATACTGATCATTCTCCTTTCTGGCTGCGCAGAACAGAAAACACTTGAGAAGATGGGTTTGCTTACCACGGTGGGTTATGACATTACCGAGGATAAGCAGATCCTGGCCACAATGGTGCTTCTCCAAATCGACCCTGAGGCGCAGCAAAGTTCGATCATCCTGGCCGCAAAGTCAGCAACAAGTAAAGGAGCGAGAAATGAGGCCGATCTAAAAAGCCCGAAAAAATTACAGTCAGGGCAGCTGCGGGTAGCCCTATTCAGCGAAGATGTCGTCCGTTACGGTCTTATCAATCTGGCAGATACACTTGCCCGGGATCCCTCCATAAGCGATCTTACCTATCTGGCGGTTGTCGAGGGAAATACCAATAAGCTACTGAACCAAAAGAATGAACAATTCTCCGATATCAGCCAGCTCATATACAAGGAACTGGACCAGAACATTAAAGGAGAAAAAATCCCATCTTCCACCCTACAGGAAGTCATGCATGATTATTACGCACCAGGCATTGATCCAACGATGCCCACGATAAAAAGCGATAAAGGGATTATTAAAATTACCGGAATGGCTCTGATCAAGGATGACCAAATGGTCGGTAAAATCAGTGCGAATGAAGCCTTTTACTTAAAGCTGATCAATGACCGCTACAAGGCGGGAGCTATTGAATTGGAGGTCAGCAAAGAAGGTTTTGAGTTGCCAGAGTCTCTTACCGCTCCCGATAAGCTGGCCGTAGTGCTAGACACAATCCAAAGCAAAAGTGAAATTAACCTGATCAGCAAGGACCATCTCCAATTTGAACTGAACATCAAACTAAAAACAAGACTGCTCGAAATCAACCAGGCATTGGACTTAAAAAACCCGAAATACGTAAAGCAACTCGAAGAAAAGCTAGAAGAAAAAATCACTTCAGATATTGAAAAATTAATCAAAAAAGCACGAGAGTTAGAGGCCGACCCATTCGGAATTGGAGAAATCTATCGAAAAAGTGTCAGACACGCCAACTTGACCACTGAAAAATGGCACAGCATGTACCCAGAGAGCAAAGTCGATGTGAAGATTGAGTTTGAGATATTGAGGACTGGGGTTGTTGAATAA